From the Thermoproteota archaeon genome, the window TATTTTTTTCCATCGAAAAACTTTCTCAAATTTATTTTCAGGTAAATCCAACAAAGAGTCATTCTCAAAGATTATCTTTCCAGAAGTGATTTTACCACCTTGTAACATTCGTATTATTGAAAGCCCAAGAGTACTCTTTCCACATGCGCTCTCACCGGCAATTCCTATTGATTGTCCATTATCTAAAGCAAATGAGAGATTCTCTACTGCATGGATATTTCCTTTTGAAGTAGGATAAACTACGGATAATCCATCAACTGAGAGAAATGTCATGTATACTCAAAGGTATGCAAGTATTTTGGTTTTAATTGAAACTTTATTTTATTATTTTTAGAATTTTTTTTGGTAAGGTACCATAATCAGCATCAGGTTCTGCTACCACATACAAAACATCATTACCGTGTAGAAAACTCAACGCGAGTGCTCTCTCTCGGGCCGCCAGGGCAAACTGAACCGAGCCTAGTTGTCTATCAAACTCTTTTCTCATCTTTACTCTCAAAGCCAGTTCCATAAACAGCATTTCGTCGTCTTTTTCTGTCTCTAGTGGTTCAACACCTTCTTTCATGCCGCCTGCAATCAGTCTTCCACGCTCATTAATCACTGCAGCAAAACGGACTTTAGGGTCTAAATCCTTAATTTTCGCACAAATATCCTCTAGTTTACTAATATCGGCCATATCTCAACTTTCAGTCAATACAGCTATTTATTGCGATCGAATTATAACGTTCAACGTGAAGAATCAGTTTTCAGATCCTAAGGATTACTATAAGCACGTATCATTGTTTTGGACAGACCTCATCAATTTGATGTACAGTAAGCCGCAAGCCCTGATGTCAGTAGGTCCTATGAGAAACTTTGCTGAAAATGCAAAAAAGATCTCAATAGAGTTAATGGAGTCAAATGAGGATTTGGCAGAATTTAATGAGCACCTTACCGAATATTACAAGCAGCTAAATGAGACATGGGTAGAGGCTCAAAAAAAGGTCAACCTAAAGATTCCAGAGATTCCCCACGATGCAGAAAACTATGAGGCATACAAGAGAGTTTGGATTGACATCTTTGATAACGACTTTACAGAGTTATTTGACTCAAAGCACTTTGGAGAAAATTATGGTCACCTTGTTTCAAAGGAGTTAGAATTAACAAAACATTGGAATAATATAATGAACGTAGTACTACAATCGGCTAATCTGCCAAACAAGCAAGAGATGGACGAGGTTTATAGGGAAATTCATTCCTTAAGAAAACGAGTATCAAAGCTAGAGGCAAAAGTTAGACAGTACGAATCAAAAGAAAAGGGAAAGTAAAATGAAAAAAATTTCAAATGAATTAAACATAGACCCAAAGATGGTAGAAAATATTCTAAAGTTTAGTAGTAATATCACAAGGGCATCAGAATTAGTATCAGCCCCAGATGAGTTTAATTTTGATAGTACAGAATATGATGTTGCATATCAAGAAGACAAAGCCAGACTGTTACACTACAAGCCATTAACAAAGACACAACATAAAACACCAATCATAATTGCATATGCACTGATAAACAGATATCATATTTTAGACATTCATCCAAAAAAGAGTTGGGTGAAGAATCTTTTGGAGCAAGGATTCAACGTATACATGTTAGACTGGGGAAGTCCATCAAACATGGACAAGTATCTTGACTTTGATGATTATGTTAATGGGTACTTGCACAATTCTGTTGAATTTATTAAAAATGAATCAAGTGTAGAACAGGTTTCATTACAAGGGTATTGTACAGGCGGAACTATAGCAACAACGTATGCAGCACTGCATCCAGAGAATGTAAAAAACTTCATTGCAACAGCGCCAGTAATTGATGGTTGGAAGGATACTACTGTAATTAGCAACCTTGCAAAGCACATGGATGTAGACAAAATGGTTGAAATTGTCGGTAACATGCCTCCAGAATTCATGTATTACTGTTTTTCAGTTCTAAAACCATTTGAGCAAGGAATTGAAAAGTATCTGAACTTCTTTAACAATATAGAAAATGAGAATTTTGTAGATAATTTCATGAGAGTCGAAAAATGGCTTTCAGAAACACCGCCTATTCCAGGGGCACTATTCAAGCAGTGGATTAGAGACATCTATCAAGAAAATCTTTTGATTCAAAACAAGATGTATGTTGGGAATCAACATGTGTCATTGAAAAACATCACCATGCCAATCTTTACTCAGGTGGCAGTTGGTGATCATCTAGTATCACCAGAATGCAGTATGCCATTGCACTACGGAGTAGGAAGCGAAGACAAAACCATACGAATCTATCCAACAGGGCATGTCGGAATGATTGCAAGTTCCTTATCACAAAAAGTTGTTCTACCAGAATTGGGCGAATGGCTTAAGGAAAGATCTTAAAATAAATAAAAATTTTAAAAAACAAAAAGAATGGATTCTAACCTTCTATTTTGAAGGTGTGAATGTAGAAATCCATGATTGCATGATATTTTTGTTCATATCTGCAAATGTTTTTGCATTATCGTTGAATGTCTTGATGTTTTGTTGTGTTGCATTAATTGCTGCTAATGCTACTTGATTGTTAACTGCTGTACCTTTTAGTAGTTGTTCTGTGGTCTCATCAATTACTTTAAGGGTTGCTTCTGGAATGTTGGAAGTAATTCCTGCTCTTCTAGAAGTCTCTTTCTGTGTGGTAAATGAAGAATTTACTAGATTCTCAACTGCTTGCAAGTATTCTTGTTGTACATTAGAAATTGCTTGATGATATTGTGGTACTGCTTTCTTTATAGAATCAATACATTTGTCAACGTTTTGCTGATATACTGCGAAGATATCTTTTGGACTATTTGTGCTACTCATTGTTTCACCTCCTTATTGGTTGACTTTTTTAAAATTGGAAGGATAACGACCTGAATGAGATCTCCTTCCTTGATTCCGAGTGCATCGCGTTCGGCCTCTGGAATTGAAATTCTACCATTACTTCCCACGGTAGTTTTGTAAGCTCCCCAATTTAGGAAATTTGGGAGATTTTGATTCATTTGGAAAATTTGTTCAAATCCCTTGGATTGCATATTATTCATATTTTGCATCATGTTCTCTTGTGCTTCACTAGTCTTGCTTGCAACTTCCTGTAAGGTTACCAGTGGATCAAATTTGTTCTGGTTTTGTTGCATAAGGTCGCCAAAATTTTTCATAAATTCAGCTTGGGCTTTTCCGCTCTTCTGAATCCATTCTTTGAACATTTCAGCAGGATTGTATTGGTATTGATTACCACTCATAGGTAATAGAAGGTTATATGAGGAATATAAAGGTATTGTTATTCATCAAGAAAACTAACCACCGTTTCTGCAAATAATTCCGGATTATCGACATATGGAGTATGACCTGATTGCTCCATATTGAAAAATCTGCAGTCTTTGATTGCTGAAACAAAGCTGCTCGAGTACTCAAAAGGGATGACAGGATCCTTATCGCCCCAAATTATCAATGTTGGAGATTCTATTTTTTTTAGATGCTCAGTAATGTCGTTTGCATTTTTGAGTCCAAGCAAGGTCGACATAAATGCCATCTTTGCATTTGGAAGCTGCATTCTTTCTATGAAGCCATGGATAATTTTTGGGTCCACTTGTTCATCTCCAGCCATATGCTCAAATGCATTTTTTGCACCTTCCTCAGTCGGATATAATGCAGCCATAACATATGCTTCCAATGCAGGAGTCGATTGAGACATTGCACCAGACGGAGATACAAGAACTAGTTTTTTGACATTATCATACTTTGAAACATATTCAGCACAAATCTGTCCTCCAAGAGATGATCCGATCAGATAGGGTGAAGAAACTGAGATCTCCTTTAGAAAGTGCGAAAGAAAATCTACAAAAAATTCTTGAGTGTAATCAACTAGTGGTTTATCACTTAATCCAAAGCCTATGAGATCAGGAACTATAACACGATAATGTTTTTCAAAAATGGGAATAACATACTCCCATCTTTCAGCTGATGCACCCAATCCATGAATTAGTACTAAAACTTCCTTACCCTCTCCAGATTCAAGGTAACGAATTTTGTTTCCATCAACGGAAACAAATTTCTCCTCCATTAAATGCGTGATGAAAAGCAGGTAGATAAATTCTCTTGTTTAGTAAAATTAGATTCGAAAAACGTTTTTGGGACCAAGGGATATAAACAACTTTATTTGAAATTATGTGATTTATCATGCAAGTTCCAATTTGTGGTTTTGATGCAAAAAATGCAGTTTTATGTCCACAATGTGAGTCAAAGGTAGAATCAGGAGATCTTACTAAAGCAGATGTGGATGCATCAATTATCTTAGCTAGATTGGCAAAGACGCACCCACAGATTGATCAATTTACCTTACATGGATGCAAAGAGATAGATGGAAATTTCATACTGCGACTTAGTAAACAAGATATTCAAAAAATCAGACAAAGTAGAACATTATACGGATTAATTCAGGGAGAGTTTTCAGGAAAAATTTGGCTTGTTGAAGAAGGAGAAAATAACAAGCGATTCATAGAGGACCTCTTCTTTCCAACAAAGGTATTATCGATAAATTCAGTTTGGGCTCCGGGAGGAATTGAGAAGACAAAGGCCGTAATTTCAGGCAAATGGACTCCTAGATTCCCGATTGATGTTGAAAAGGTCTCTCAAATCGTCAAAAATGCTAGAAATCTTGATATCGAAATTGAGTTTGAAGAATCACGGAGAAACTAATTTTGGGATTTGCAAAGACTCACGATATATCAGATGTCAATTCTTCTTTGATTAATTCGGAAGTCAAGCTTGGTGGATGGATAGAGGATTTACGAAAACTTGGCAAGATGACATTTCTCACATTACGAGATGTCTCTGGAATTATCCAAGTGATTGTAAAAGGAGACCTAAATGACAAGCTTGAAGGACTAAACAGACAAAGCGTAGTTTTCATTAAAGGTAAAGTTCAGGATACCAAAGCCAAAGATTTTGATTGTGAGATATTAGCACTGGATATAGATGTTTTAGGAAAAGCAATTCATCCTTTACCAATTGATCCTATTGGCAGACTAGAAAGCAACATCGACAATAGGCTAAACTCTAGAGCATTAGACATGCGAAACCAAAAGACTGCATCAATCTTTAAGCTTCGTCACCATGTTTTAGCAATATTACGAAAGACATTATCAGAAAAACGATTCATAGAGATCACTACACCAAAGATCATTGGGAGTGCAAGCGAAGGTGGTGCAAATCTTTTTTCACTTGAATATTTTGGTAGAACTGCATACCTTGCACAGAGTCCGCAGCTATACAAAGAACAGATGACAATCGGTTTAGAGCGAGTCTTTGAGATTTCAAATTTTTATCGAGCAGAAAAGTCACACACTGGAAGACACCTTAGTGAATTTACAAGTGTAGACATTGAAGCTGCATTTATGGATTATACAGATGTGATGAATGTTTTAGAGTCACTTGTCATGGAGGTTTACAAATTTACATCAGAGAATTGCAAAAAAGAACAAGAAGAGATTGAACATGAGATTAAAGTTCCTAATGAACCATTTGATCGTGTTACATATTCCCAAGTAGTTGATGAGTTAAAATCACTTGATCAAAAGATAGAGTTTGGAGATGACCTTCTTGATTCTCACTTAAGACTAGTTGGTGAAAAGCATCCAGGATTTTATTTTCTAACAGACTGGCCATTGAAGCTAAAACCATTTTACATTAGAGAAAAAGATGAAGATGCAACATTGTCTCGCTCCTTTGATTTACAATATGGATACTTGGAGTTATCATCTGGAGGAACGAGACTGCATGATCCTGCAATACTCAAGGCACGACTAGCAGAGCAGGGATTAGACCCTGCCTTGTTTAAAGACCACTTGCAGGCATTTGATTGGGGAATGCCTCCTCATTCTGGATGGGGGTTAGGTCTTGATAGATTAATGACTACTCTTATAGGAATTGACAATGTAAGAGAAGTTGTACTGTATCCTAGAGACCCAGACAGATTAAGACCCTAAAAAGATAAATTCGAAAAAGCCACATTTTGTATTATTGCAACAATGCAGTTTTTGTGGGTCTGTATTTGGAGATAGGAAATGCTACTTTTGTGATGCAAGATGTTGTACATCATGTATGACAGATGACAGAACACGGTGCAAACAGTGCTACATCAAAAAACGTAGACTAGGAGTAAAGAAGCTGTTAAAGAAAAACAAAATCGTTCTCGGATTCATCGGATTTTTGTGGTTTTATGCTGTGTATCCAGGCCCATTTCTACCAGGATTAGACCCAAACTTTTACTATCTGACATTGATTGCTGCAGTTTTAATCATGATACCAGTTGGACTAGCTTTGTTTTTTTGGTCGCTGCATCCACCATCATCAGATCTTAAAAAAGAAAAGGACTAGACCAATCTTGAGACGATCTCTTTTGTAAATTCTGTAGTCGTCTTGTCTCCGCCAATATCCTTTGTTTTTATTCCATCCTTTACTACATCATAGACTGTCTTTTCCAGAGTCTCACCAACTTGTCTGCATTTTTCATCATTGTATTTTTGCGACAACCAATCAAGCATCATCTTCATCGATAAGATAAACGAAGAAGGATTTGCAATGTTCTTTCCAGCAATATCAAATGCTGCGCCATGTACTGGCTCAAAGAGTGCAAAGTCATCACCAATATTTGCAGCAGGTGCCATCCCTAAACCGCCTACAACTTGGGATGACTCATCAGATAAGATATCACCAAAAAGATTTGTGGTAACTATGACATCAAATAATTCTGGTTGTCGAATCAAATTCATGGCACATGCATCAACATACATCTGCTCAAATGTCACATCAGGATAATCTCTTGCAACTTCTGTGCATGCTTTTGAAAACAAGCCATCAGTTACCCGCATTACATTTGATTTGTGCACGCAGGTTACCTTTTTTTGTAAATTCCTACTCTGTGCAGTCTCAAAGGCATATTTTGCAATCCTCTTTGATGCAGGTTCAGAAATGATACGCATGGCAACAGCAGCATTGTCAATTAAGAATTCTTGGCCAGCGTACAAGTCCTCCGTGTTTTCCCTGACAATTACCATGTCAATATCCTCACGTAATGCAGGCATGTGTGGATATGATTTTGCAGGTCGGATATTTGCATAAAGGTCTAGTGCGCGGCGCAACACAACTATGACATCTGCTGCACTCTCACCAACTGGTGCTTTGAGACACACTTGGGAATTTTTGATTGCAGACATTGTCTCATCAGGCAAGGCCTTGCCAGTATTTTTCAAAGCCTTATCACCTGCCTCTAATTGTTTTATTGCAAATTTCAAATCAAGCTTGTCATGAATTGTGTTGATAATAGAAACTACAGATTCTGATAATTCAGGTCCGATTCCATCTCCAGTAATTAATGAAATGTTGTACATCTTTACCAACTCTTTTAGAATATGTGAGGATTTAAGATTAGTTTCCTATCTGTTTTTCCTTTAGCATTTTTTTGAGCATTAATCTGTTAATTCCAGCAATTACTGCCTGAACACTAGTAGTGACGATATCCTCACCAATTGATTTTGCAGAAACGTGATTTCCTTGTGCATCCTCAACTCGTATAGTTACTTCACATAATGCAGTGGAGCCACCAGAGATTGATGCCAACCCATAATCTTTGATTCTAACTTCTGCAATTTTTCCAGTAACCTTTTGAATTGCGTTTAGTGCAGCATCAACTGGGCCTACACCATAATCAGTTGCCGAGAGCTCTTGTCCATCAATGTTTAGCTTGACAAAAGCATATGGCATCGTTCCGATTCCAGTAGAAACAGAAAATCCAGTCAACTGGACAATTCTCTTTACGCCTTGTTCTTTTAGAATATCACTAGCAATCGATAACAACTCTACATCAGTTACTTGTTTTCCTTGATCACCTAGGCTCTTTACTTTCTCAAGAATCTCTTTTGCTTGTTCCTGTGTAGGTTTTACTCCATACTCATCTAACATCGCATTCATTCCATGAATTCCAGCATGCTTTCCTACCTGCAACCATCTCTTTCTGCCAACTAGTTCGGGACTGATTGGCTCATACGTTAATGGATTGCTCAAAACACCGTGTGTGTGGATGCCAGATTCGTGACCAAATGCGTTTTCTCCAACTATAGCCTTGTTTGGCTGTACTTGAATTCCAACTATTTTTGAAACAAATCTCGATGTATCATAAAGTAGCTTTGTGTTGATGTTAGTCTCGTATTTTTCCTCGTATGGTAAGCATTGCAATGCCATAACAAACTCTTCTAGTGAAGCATTTCCTGCACGTTCACCAATTCCATTAATTGTTACATGTGCGCATTCAGCTCCTGCATGAATGCCAGCAAGTGCATTTGCAACTGCTAAACCAAAGTCATTGTGACAGTGTACACTGATTGGTAGGTGGGTTGCATCAACTGCATCCTTTGTTATTTGTGAAATGTATTCGGGAGTGGAATAACCAACGGTATCTGGAATATCAATTCTGTCTGCACCTGCCTTTGCAACCTCGCCAAATACTTTTTTGAGAAATTCTCTATCGGTCCTTGTTGCATCTTCTGCAGAAAACTCTACTTGTAATCCACGGGACTTGCCATACTCTACTGCATCTATGGCTTTTTCCAGTGCTTGTTCCCTTGTCATTTTGAGCTTGTACTCCAAGTGAATGTCAGATGTTGCAATAAACGTGTGAATGTAGTTTAGACCAGAGTCTACTGCAGCATCAATGTCCTTTTTGTTTGTCCTTGCTAGTCCACAAATTTCAGATTTGAGATTTGCCTTTGTTATCATCTTGATTGCGTTTTGTTCTCCCTTTGAAATCACTGGAAAGCCTGCCTCAATTGCATCGACTCCTAGCTCATCTAGCTTCTTTGCAATGGATAATTTTTGATCAGGCGATAATGAAATTCCAGGCGTCTGTTCTCCGTCACGTAATGTAGTATCAAATACTCTAACTTTCATGAGAACCTGCCCTCTGTAATGCAGCAATTCCTGTTCTTGCAGTTTCGATAATTCCAAATGGCTTTGCTAATTCCTCAAATGCCCTTATCTGATCAGGAGTAGCAGTAAGCTCAACCATCATTGATTCCTTTTTGACATCATGGATTTTACCACCATATGCGTTTGCCATCTTGTTAATCTCCATGCTATCGCTTGGACTGTTTATCTTAATTTTGAATAGTATCAACTCTCTGTAAACCGTTTTGTGCTCATCTAACTGACGAACCTCTACGGTATCTATCATTTTGTCAAGTTGTTTTACTATTTGTTTAATTTGTTTTTCATCTCCATACGTAGTAATAGTCATTCTTGATATATCAGGATCAGCTGTTACGCCTACAGAAATACTATCGATGTTAAAGTTTCGTGAACGAAACAACTGAGTAACCTTCCACAAGATTCCAGGTTTGTTTTCAACTAGGATTGATAATATTGCCCACATTTTGATCACGAAGGTAAAATCATTTCCTTTAATGAAGTTCCAGGTGCTACAAATGGCAATACATCCTCTTCAGGGTCAATTGGGATATCGATTACCGTTGCAACATCACTCTTGAGACCAGCTTTGATTGCATGCTCTAATTCATCAAGTGACTGAGCACGTATTCCTTGTGCGCCGTATGACTCTGCTAATTTAACATAATCAGGACAGTGTTTTTGATCAACACCAATCATTCTTCTATCATAAAATGTTCTCTGCCACTGTGCAACCATTCCAAGTGTATAGTTATTTACCAAGAATACAATGACGGGTAAATTCTCCAAGACAGACGTTGCAAGTGAGTTCTCAGTCATGTTAAAGCTTCCATCACCTGCGATGTCAACTACAGGAACATCAGGTTTTGCAGCCTTTGCACCGATTGCAGCTGGAAATCCCCAACCCATTGTACCCAATCCAGTAGAGCTAAAGAATGTTCCAGGCTGTATAACATCATAGAATAGCGATGCCCACATTTGGTGTTGTCCTACTTCTGTTGTGACAATTGATTCTTTAGGTAATACATCACGGAGTTTTCTTAGAATTCTTGCAGCACTCATCTCGCCTGGATGTAGCTTCAAGTTTTCTCTCCAGTATTCTTTAACTTCTTTTACATGCTTTAGCCACTCATTGTTTTCATCTTGTTTTAGTGCCTTTTGCATGAGCATCTTTACCATAATTCTTAATGATGCACGGACGTCTCCAACTACTGCAATCTGACTTGTTTGGTTCTTGTCAATCTCTGCAGGATCAACATCCATGTGTATAATCTTCAAATTTTTCTCAAACTCTTCAAATGTTCCAACTGACCTATCAGAGAAACGAGTTCCAATTGCTAAAACACAATCAGCCTCAGTCATTAGCTTGTTTGCTTCTGCATGACCGTGCATGCCAATTGGTCCTAATGATAATGGATGATTCTCAGGAAATGCACCTTTTCCCTTAAACGTTGTAACAACTGGAATCATCAACATCTCTGCAATAGCTTGCAACTCTGCAAATGCAGATGAAATTATAGTACCACCACCTGCCAAAATTATTGGTCTGTCAACTGATAACAACATGTCAATTGCTTTTTCAATCTTTGAGATATCAGGATCAGTCCACGGATGATATCCGCGAATCTTAAACTCTTCAGGAAATGTCATCTTTGCTTCATTTTGTTGAACGTCTTTTGGAATATCTAATAAAACAGGACCAGGTCTTCCAGTCTC encodes:
- a CDS encoding aspartate--tRNA(Asn) ligase translates to MGFAKTHDISDVNSSLINSEVKLGGWIEDLRKLGKMTFLTLRDVSGIIQVIVKGDLNDKLEGLNRQSVVFIKGKVQDTKAKDFDCEILALDIDVLGKAIHPLPIDPIGRLESNIDNRLNSRALDMRNQKTASIFKLRHHVLAILRKTLSEKRFIEITTPKIIGSASEGGANLFSLEYFGRTAYLAQSPQLYKEQMTIGLERVFEISNFYRAEKSHTGRHLSEFTSVDIEAAFMDYTDVMNVLESLVMEVYKFTSENCKKEQEEIEHEIKVPNEPFDRVTYSQVVDELKSLDQKIEFGDDLLDSHLRLVGEKHPGFYFLTDWPLKLKPFYIREKDEDATLSRSFDLQYGYLELSSGGTRLHDPAILKARLAEQGLDPALFKDHLQAFDWGMPPHSGWGLGLDRLMTTLIGIDNVREVVLYPRDPDRLRP
- the ilvB gene encoding biosynthetic-type acetolactate synthase large subunit yields the protein MENMIGAAALMKALEKEGVKEVFGLPGGANLPMYDELFKSNIRHILVRHEQSAAHMADGFGRVSRKPGVCFATSGPGATNILTGIATAQADSAPMVAITGQVPVKMIGRDAFQESDIIGMANPVVKYAFQPRDASEIPEVVKKGFYIAETGRPGPVLLDIPKDVQQNEAKMTFPEEFKIRGYHPWTDPDISKIEKAIDMLLSVDRPIILAGGGTIISSAFAELQAIAEMLMIPVVTTFKGKGAFPENHPLSLGPIGMHGHAEANKLMTEADCVLAIGTRFSDRSVGTFEEFEKNLKIIHMDVDPAEIDKNQTSQIAVVGDVRASLRIMVKMLMQKALKQDENNEWLKHVKEVKEYWRENLKLHPGEMSAARILRKLRDVLPKESIVTTEVGQHQMWASLFYDVIQPGTFFSSTGLGTMGWGFPAAIGAKAAKPDVPVVDIAGDGSFNMTENSLATSVLENLPVIVFLVNNYTLGMVAQWQRTFYDRRMIGVDQKHCPDYVKLAESYGAQGIRAQSLDELEHAIKAGLKSDVATVIDIPIDPEEDVLPFVAPGTSLKEMILPS
- a CDS encoding AbrB/MazE/SpoVT family DNA-binding domain-containing protein; amino-acid sequence: MSGNQYQYNPAEMFKEWIQKSGKAQAEFMKNFGDLMQQNQNKFDPLVTLQEVASKTSEAQENMMQNMNNMQSKGFEQIFQMNQNLPNFLNWGAYKTTVGSNGRISIPEAERDALGIKEGDLIQVVILPILKKSTNKEVKQ
- a CDS encoding isocitrate/isopropylmalate dehydrogenase family protein produces the protein MYNISLITGDGIGPELSESVVSIINTIHDKLDLKFAIKQLEAGDKALKNTGKALPDETMSAIKNSQVCLKAPVGESAADVIVVLRRALDLYANIRPAKSYPHMPALREDIDMVIVRENTEDLYAGQEFLIDNAAVAMRIISEPASKRIAKYAFETAQSRNLQKKVTCVHKSNVMRVTDGLFSKACTEVARDYPDVTFEQMYVDACAMNLIRQPELFDVIVTTNLFGDILSDESSQVVGGLGMAPAANIGDDFALFEPVHGAAFDIAGKNIANPSSFILSMKMMLDWLSQKYNDEKCRQVGETLEKTVYDVVKDGIKTKDIGGDKTTTEFTKEIVSRLV
- the phaC gene encoding class III poly(R)-hydroxyalkanoic acid synthase subunit PhaC codes for the protein MSNELNIDPKMVENILKFSSNITRASELVSAPDEFNFDSTEYDVAYQEDKARLLHYKPLTKTQHKTPIIIAYALINRYHILDIHPKKSWVKNLLEQGFNVYMLDWGSPSNMDKYLDFDDYVNGYLHNSVEFIKNESSVEQVSLQGYCTGGTIATTYAALHPENVKNFIATAPVIDGWKDTTVISNLAKHMDVDKMVEIVGNMPPEFMYYCFSVLKPFEQGIEKYLNFFNNIENENFVDNFMRVEKWLSETPPIPGALFKQWIRDIYQENLLIQNKMYVGNQHVSLKNITMPIFTQVAVGDHLVSPECSMPLHYGVGSEDKTIRIYPTGHVGMIASSLSQKVVLPELGEWLKERS
- a CDS encoding transcription elongation factor NusA codes for the protein MQVPICGFDAKNAVLCPQCESKVESGDLTKADVDASIILARLAKTHPQIDQFTLHGCKEIDGNFILRLSKQDIQKIRQSRTLYGLIQGEFSGKIWLVEEGENNKRFIEDLFFPTKVLSINSVWAPGGIEKTKAVISGKWTPRFPIDVEKVSQIVKNARNLDIEIEFEESRRN
- a CDS encoding alpha/beta hydrolase, encoding MEEKFVSVDGNKIRYLESGEGKEVLVLIHGLGASAERWEYVIPIFEKHYRVIVPDLIGFGLSDKPLVDYTQEFFVDFLSHFLKEISVSSPYLIGSSLGGQICAEYVSKYDNVKKLVLVSPSGAMSQSTPALEAYVMAALYPTEEGAKNAFEHMAGDEQVDPKIIHGFIERMQLPNAKMAFMSTLLGLKNANDITEHLKKIESPTLIIWGDKDPVIPFEYSSSFVSAIKDCRFFNMEQSGHTPYVDNPELFAETVVSFLDE
- a CDS encoding acetolactate synthase small subunit, whose protein sequence is MWAILSILVENKPGILWKVTQLFRSRNFNIDSISVGVTADPDISRMTITTYGDEKQIKQIVKQLDKMIDTVEVRQLDEHKTVYRELILFKIKINSPSDSMEINKMANAYGGKIHDVKKESMMVELTATPDQIRAFEELAKPFGIIETARTGIAALQRAGSHES
- a CDS encoding 2-isopropylmalate synthase; translated protein: MKVRVFDTTLRDGEQTPGISLSPDQKLSIAKKLDELGVDAIEAGFPVISKGEQNAIKMITKANLKSEICGLARTNKKDIDAAVDSGLNYIHTFIATSDIHLEYKLKMTREQALEKAIDAVEYGKSRGLQVEFSAEDATRTDREFLKKVFGEVAKAGADRIDIPDTVGYSTPEYISQITKDAVDATHLPISVHCHNDFGLAVANALAGIHAGAECAHVTINGIGERAGNASLEEFVMALQCLPYEEKYETNINTKLLYDTSRFVSKIVGIQVQPNKAIVGENAFGHESGIHTHGVLSNPLTYEPISPELVGRKRWLQVGKHAGIHGMNAMLDEYGVKPTQEQAKEILEKVKSLGDQGKQVTDVELLSIASDILKEQGVKRIVQLTGFSVSTGIGTMPYAFVKLNIDGQELSATDYGVGPVDAALNAIQKVTGKIAEVRIKDYGLASISGGSTALCEVTIRVEDAQGNHVSAKSIGEDIVTTSVQAVIAGINRLMLKKMLKEKQIGN